The DNA window CTTCTCCTCACCGCGTGCTTGCTGTTCTTTGTTCTCCTCACCAGCACGAAAACACGCGCGACCCCGCGGAGCTCGCGACCCGCCTGCCTCCTTGCGCGGCCGTCTCTCCCGGCGCCGGTCGGGTCTGCCCGGCTGTTCCGCGTCGCCGTCCGCGAGCACGAGCTCCATCCGGCGGGTTCGCGCGCCTGCTCCCCAAGATCCAATCGCGACTACATCATGTCAAAATTGGCCGGCGGCGCCCCCCCGCTCCCCGAGGATCTCGTTTTCTGTGAGATCCTGACGCGTCTGCAGGCGAAGCCCCTCCTCCGGTGCCGCGCCGTCTGCCGCTCCTGGCGCCGCCGCCTCACCTCCGACGCCAAATTCCTCCTcgcccaccaccgccgccagCCCTCGCTCCCGCTCGTCACCTCCGGTGACAGGTCCACCGAGGAGAGAAGGATCGACGCCCTGGACCACCGCACCGGCGAGCGGCGCCCCGTCGCGCAGACGACGGGCGGGACCGGCGGCGCCGAGGACAACCTGCAGGTGCTCGCTTCCTGCGAcggcctcctcatcctcctcgccAACGGCGGCCTCCAGATCTGCAACCCGGCGACCCGCCAGCGCGCGCCCCTCACGCTGCTCCACGGCGCCTCCTGCATCTCCGCGCTCTACCCTCACGGCCCGTCTGGATCGTACCGAGTGCTATGCTGCTTCAAGAGAGCCGAGGACGGCCACGCTGTGTACCACGTGCACACTGTCGGGTCCGGCGAGCTGAGGCGCGTCGGAGATCCTCCCGCGCCGTGGGCGTCAGGAGATATGGCAAGGGCGATGCCGGCGATAGCATCGTTTTACCCGCCCGTCCTAGCAGACGGCAGGATCTACTGGGAACCGGTAAGGCTGCCCGGTGGCAACGGCAAGGGCAACAACATGCTCGTGTTCGACACCA is part of the Miscanthus floridulus cultivar M001 chromosome 9, ASM1932011v1, whole genome shotgun sequence genome and encodes:
- the LOC136481694 gene encoding F-box protein At3g07870-like → MSKLAGGAPPLPEDLVFCEILTRLQAKPLLRCRAVCRSWRRRLTSDAKFLLAHHRRQPSLPLVTSGDRSTEERRIDALDHRTGERRPVAQTTGGTGGAEDNLQVLASCDGLLILLANGGLQICNPATRQRAPLTLLHGASCISALYPHGPSGSYRVLCCFKRAEDGHAVYHVHTVGSGELRRVGDPPAPWASGDMARAMPAIASFYPPVLADGRIYWEPVRLPGGNGKGNNMLVFDTMAESFQHLLSPVDGGASLELFEMSNGALGLYDNHGGTADLWVLQDHKSWTWSLNNRIKFPADVLSVMPVLDPEGDVLVLSLRGESSFECQHLQHISGGNGSLLARYEWNYSLNLWRHRFKESLVRHDFFSMGGNAGRVDEKPLFDGLSTVALVRDDNSEPH